Proteins encoded by one window of Flavobacterium sp. N502540:
- a CDS encoding anti-sigma factor, whose translation MKKENDDLDQLFKKFENQWDVAELTSGHQLDFLNKLNKKQPKKKNHAVWAIAASIVVLLGVSIFYNSYQEPKPYKFASKEAKRTDSIFSILIDNELVKLKEKSSPQNEQIINDALKQMKVFDADYAKIMKELQKNGENKQIIYAMISNLETRISFLQTVLKRIEENENFKTNTTHEKTL comes from the coding sequence ATGAAAAAGGAAAATGACGATTTAGATCAATTATTCAAAAAGTTTGAGAACCAATGGGATGTAGCCGAATTAACTTCCGGCCATCAACTTGATTTCTTAAATAAATTAAACAAAAAACAGCCTAAGAAGAAAAATCATGCGGTTTGGGCCATTGCTGCTTCAATTGTGGTATTGTTGGGGGTATCTATATTCTACAACAGTTACCAGGAGCCTAAACCCTACAAGTTTGCTTCGAAGGAAGCCAAAAGAACCGATTCGATATTCAGTATTTTAATCGATAATGAGCTAGTAAAATTAAAAGAAAAAAGTTCTCCTCAGAATGAACAGATTATTAACGATGCCTTAAAACAAATGAAGGTGTTTGATGCCGATTATGCAAAAATCATGAAAGAATTGCAGAAAAACGGTGAAAACAAACAAATTATTTATGCCATGATCAGTAACCTGGAAACACGTATTTCCTTTTTACAAACGGTATTGAAACGCATTGAAGAAAATGAAAATTTTAAAACTAACACTACACATGAAAAGACATTATAA
- the lon gene encoding endopeptidase La: MSNHKILTIDNLSLQEFDSEADLIPLLTPEDEEEMNNEELPLSLPILPLRNTVLFPGVVIPISAGRDKSIKLINDANAGGKIIGVVSQINEEDEDPSKDDIHKIGTVARILRVLKMPDGNVTVILQGKKRFEIDEVVSEEPYITATIKEVSEERPAEDDTEFTAILDSVKELAIQIIKESPNIPSEATFAIKNIESQSFLINFVSSNMNLSVKEKQGLLSINGLKERALETLRYMNVELQKLELKNDIQSKVRFDLDQQQREYFLHQQMKTIQEELGGVSQEEEMDEMGLKAKTKKWDEKTQKHFEKELSKMRRMNPQSPDFGIQRNYLELFLELPWGEYSKDKFDLKHAQKVLDKDHFGLEEVKKRMIEHLAVLKLRNDMRSPIICLTGPPGVGKTSIGRSVAEALGREYVRISLGGLRDEAEIRGHRKTYIGAMPGRIIQSLKKAGTSNPVFILDEIDKLSSGNSGDPSSALLEVLDPEQNNAFYDNFLEMGYDLSKVMFIATSNNMSAIQPALRDRMEVIKMSGYTIEEKVEIAKRHLFPKQLEAHGLTVKDLTIGKKQLEKIVEGYTRESGVRNLETKIAQVIRNAAKAVAMEEEYNKKVTDEDIVTVLGVPRLERDKYENNDIAGVVTGLAWTSVGGDILFIESLISEGKGALTITGNLGNVMKESATIALEYIKANAKKLGLNVELFQKYNIHLHVPEGATPKDGPSAGIAMLTSLVSLLTQKKVKKSLAMTGEITLRGKVLPVGGIKEKILAAKRANIKEIILCHENKSDIDEIKAEYLEGLTFHYVKEMSEVLALALTDQNVKNAKTLK; this comes from the coding sequence ATGTCAAACCATAAAATACTCACAATTGACAATCTGTCACTTCAGGAATTTGACTCAGAAGCAGATTTGATTCCATTATTAACTCCGGAAGACGAAGAGGAAATGAATAACGAAGAGCTTCCGCTCTCGTTGCCTATTTTACCGTTGCGTAATACCGTTTTATTTCCGGGAGTTGTTATTCCGATTTCGGCAGGAAGAGATAAATCAATCAAATTAATTAATGATGCCAATGCCGGCGGAAAAATTATTGGTGTGGTTTCTCAGATTAATGAAGAAGACGAAGACCCGTCAAAAGATGATATTCATAAAATTGGAACCGTAGCCAGAATTCTTCGCGTTTTAAAAATGCCTGACGGAAACGTAACCGTAATTCTACAAGGTAAAAAACGTTTCGAAATTGATGAAGTAGTTTCAGAAGAGCCTTATATCACTGCCACGATCAAAGAAGTTTCAGAAGAACGTCCGGCAGAAGATGATACCGAGTTTACCGCAATTTTAGATTCAGTAAAAGAACTGGCGATCCAAATTATAAAAGAAAGTCCAAACATTCCGTCAGAAGCTACTTTTGCGATTAAAAACATTGAAAGCCAGTCGTTTTTAATCAATTTTGTTTCTTCCAATATGAATTTATCCGTAAAAGAAAAACAAGGTTTGTTATCAATAAACGGATTAAAAGAACGGGCACTTGAAACTTTGCGTTACATGAATGTGGAACTGCAAAAATTAGAATTGAAGAACGACATTCAGTCAAAAGTTCGTTTTGATTTAGACCAGCAGCAGCGTGAATATTTCCTTCACCAGCAAATGAAGACCATTCAGGAAGAATTGGGAGGCGTTTCGCAGGAAGAAGAAATGGATGAAATGGGATTGAAGGCCAAAACCAAAAAGTGGGACGAGAAAACGCAGAAACATTTCGAAAAAGAATTGTCTAAAATGCGTAGAATGAACCCGCAATCCCCTGATTTTGGAATTCAGCGTAACTACCTGGAATTGTTTTTAGAATTACCTTGGGGGGAATATTCTAAAGATAAATTCGATTTAAAACATGCACAAAAAGTATTAGATAAAGATCATTTCGGACTTGAAGAAGTAAAGAAAAGAATGATCGAACATTTGGCAGTATTGAAACTTCGTAACGATATGAGATCGCCAATTATATGTTTGACAGGGCCTCCGGGAGTAGGTAAAACCTCTATCGGTCGTTCGGTTGCTGAAGCATTAGGGCGTGAGTATGTGCGTATTTCTTTAGGTGGTTTGCGTGATGAAGCTGAAATTCGCGGACACAGAAAGACTTATATCGGTGCTATGCCGGGACGAATCATTCAGAGTTTGAAAAAAGCCGGAACCTCAAATCCTGTTTTTATACTGGATGAGATTGATAAATTGTCAAGCGGTAACAGTGGCGATCCGTCTTCAGCCTTATTAGAAGTATTAGATCCGGAGCAAAACAATGCTTTTTACGACAACTTCCTTGAAATGGGGTACGATTTGTCTAAAGTAATGTTTATCGCAACTTCAAACAATATGTCAGCCATTCAGCCGGCATTACGCGACAGAATGGAAGTAATCAAAATGTCCGGTTACACCATCGAAGAAAAAGTTGAAATTGCCAAAAGACACCTTTTCCCGAAACAATTAGAAGCACACGGATTGACAGTTAAAGATTTGACCATTGGTAAAAAACAACTGGAAAAAATCGTAGAAGGATACACACGTGAATCCGGAGTTCGTAATCTTGAAACTAAAATTGCTCAGGTCATTCGTAATGCAGCAAAAGCGGTTGCGATGGAAGAAGAGTACAATAAAAAAGTAACCGACGAAGATATCGTGACTGTTTTGGGAGTACCAAGATTGGAACGTGATAAATATGAAAACAACGATATTGCAGGAGTAGTTACAGGTTTAGCCTGGACGAGTGTGGGTGGAGATATTTTGTTTATCGAATCTTTGATTTCGGAAGGAAAAGGAGCTTTGACCATTACCGGAAACCTTGGTAATGTAATGAAAGAATCGGCTACAATTGCTTTAGAGTACATCAAAGCCAATGCTAAAAAATTAGGTTTGAATGTTGAATTGTTTCAAAAGTACAATATCCATTTACACGTACCGGAAGGCGCAACACCAAAAGACGGTCCAAGTGCAGGAATAGCCATGTTAACGTCTTTAGTTTCATTACTTACACAAAAGAAAGTAAAGAAAAGTTTAGCAATGACAGGAGAAATTACGCTTCGTGGTAAAGTTTTACCGGTGGGCGGAATTAAAGAAAAAATCCTGGCAGCAAAAAGAGCCAATATTAAAGAGATCATTTTATGTCATGAAAATAAAAGTGACATTGATGAAATTAAAGCCGAATATTTAGAAGGACTTACTTTTCATTATGTGAAAGAAATGAGCGAAGTTCTGGCTCTGGCATTGACAGATCAGAATGTTAAGAACGCGAAAAC
- a CDS encoding RNA polymerase sigma factor, whose translation MSITNQNIEELITLCKENNQKAQFEVYNRYCKAMYNVAFRIVKDEHFAQDVMQEGFLKAFTKINDYKQEVAFGAWLKRIIINYSIDFYKKNNAFQAEDLTKTLYKIEENDSVLSDSIDLNSLKVKQVLDTISNLKDNYRMVLTLFYIEGYDQEEISEILNISYANCRTTLSRAKESLRKKLEEI comes from the coding sequence TTGAGTATAACTAACCAGAATATCGAAGAATTAATCACGCTTTGTAAGGAGAACAACCAAAAAGCGCAATTCGAAGTTTACAATCGTTATTGTAAAGCGATGTACAATGTGGCATTCCGCATTGTGAAAGATGAACATTTTGCACAGGACGTCATGCAGGAAGGTTTTCTGAAAGCTTTTACAAAAATCAATGATTACAAACAAGAAGTAGCGTTTGGTGCGTGGTTAAAAAGAATAATCATCAATTACAGTATTGATTTTTATAAAAAGAATAATGCTTTTCAGGCAGAAGATTTGACTAAAACCCTTTATAAAATAGAGGAAAATGACAGTGTATTAAGTGACAGCATTGACCTGAATTCACTTAAAGTAAAACAAGTCTTAGATACGATTTCTAACCTGAAAGACAATTATCGTATGGTTTTAACCCTTTTTTATATTGAGGGTTACGATCAGGAGGAAATTAGTGAAATATTAAACATCAGTTATGCTAATTGCCGGACGACGCTAAGCAGAGCAAAAGAAAGTTTACGAAAAAAATTAGAGGAGATATGA